A segment of the Desulfitobacterium dehalogenans ATCC 51507 genome:
GCCGGATGATGGTTTCCATGGCCTGCCTGGACTGCTCAGGTGTGACATCCTCTGCAATCATTTGGTTGCCCCGTCCGGAATAGACCAAGTGATAGAAGCAAACCCGATCGATATTTTCTTCTTCAATAAAATCAAAGATCTTATCCAGCTCCGCATAGTTATGACTATTAATAGTAAAACGGAGTCCTACTCGCTGCCCCACGGCAACACAGTTCTGAATGCCCTCCATAGCGGCTTGAAAAGCCCCCTCCTTGCCGCGGAATTTATCATTGACTTCCCGTAAACCATCTAAAGATATTCCTACATAGCCCACCCCAATGTTTTTTATGCGTTGAGCCACTTCTCTTGTGATCAAGGTTCCATTGGTGGAGAGGGTGGGGCGAATCCCCTTGGCGGCGGCGTATTCAGCCAGCTCAAAAAAGTCTGGACGAATTAATGGCTCTCCTCCTGAGAAAAGCAGTACCGGCACTTTAAAATCGGCTAAATCATCAATAAAGCGCTTGGCCTCTTCTGTAGTCAATTCTCCTTGATATTTCTGGGCATCGGATTCCATATAACAATGGGCACATTTCAAATTGCAGGTTCGTGTCGAGTTCCATACCACCACCGGCCCTGACCCGGAAGTGGTTCCGTGCATGGACCCTTTTGACCCTTTGCTGTAGCGCAGAGAGTCTCCAAAGTATTCTGTATTAAAAAGCAATTTCGTTAAACTGATCATTCCTTGTTCCCCCCTGCCAGTGTCTCAAGAAGCCCCTTAATGGTATACTGCTTCGCTTCCCGGTAAATGCTCAGCCCGCACTCTTGAGCTGTTTTGCTGGTAATGGGACCGATAGAATAGAGTTTAACCCCCTCTAAAAGGCTTTGCTTGCCATCAATTAATTGCAAGAAATTGCGCACTGTTGAAGAACTGGTAAAGGTAACAGCCGCTACTGCCTTCTCTTCTAAAAGTTTTAGGAGTTCTTCCTTATTGGCGTTCCCCAAAACCGTGCGGTAGGTAGGAACATCCCAGATGTCCGCCCCTAAAGCTTTCAGGGATTCGGGCAGAATATCCCGGGCTTCCTCGGCCCGGGCCAAGAGCACACTTTGACCGGGCAGAACCCGGCTGGCCAAACCTTCGATTATTTTTTCCGCTCTATATTCTTCAGGAACAAAGGAAACCTTCAGACATCGCTTTTCCAAAGCATCTCTGGTAGCCGGACCGATAGCGACGACGTCCATACCGGCCAAGTCACGAATGTCCCTTCCTTGCTCCATGAGAACTTTGAAGAATTCTTCTACTCCGTTGACACTGGTAAAGATGACCCATTCAAACCGTTTCAGATTCTTGATGGCGTGAATCAACCGATTGGGATCACTGGGAGGAACGATTTCGATCGCAGGAAACTCCCAAGGCTCTCCGCCCAGATCCTCAATGCCTTGGGATAAGGCACTGGCTTGATGCCTTGCTCTGGTCACAATAACCCTCTGACCGAAGAGGGGTCTCTTTTCGAACCATTGCAGCTTCTCCCTCAGTTGAACAACCTCTCCCACGATAATGATGGAGGGATTGGTGAAGCCTTCTTCCTTTACCAATTGAGCAATATTATGTAGTTCACCTACAAGCACCCGTTGTTCCGGCCGGGTCCCCCATTGGATAATTCCTACGGGAGTAGAAGGCGAACGGCCATTTTCTATGAGTTTGGAGGAGATCAAGGACAGGTTTTCCATACCCATCAAAAAGATTAATGTCCCGTGAGCAGTAGCTAAATGTTCCCAGGCCAAAGCCGAACTGTTTTTAGTGGGGTCTTCATGACCGGTTATGACGGCAAAGGAAGAGGTTAAATCCCGATGAGTCACAGGAATACCGGCATAGGCAGGTACAGAAATCGCCGAAGTAACACCGGGAACAACCTCAAAGGGAATCCCTGCCTTAAGAAGATCCTCTGCTTCCTCTCCACCGCGCCCAAAAACAAAAGGGTCTCCCCCTTTTAAACGAGTAACTATTTTTCCTTCCAAACCCTTCTGGACCAGGAGAGCATTGATTTCCTCTTGGCGCAGTGTATGTCGATCGGGGGATTTCCCTACATAAATAAGCTCGCAATCAGGACGGGCTAAGGTCAAAAGCCGGCGTGAAGCCAGGCGGTCGTAGATAAGCACATCAGCCTTGGCGATGCACTCCGCCCCCTTCACAGTAATGAGTTTCGGATCTCCGGGCCCAGCACCGACCAAATATACATATCCTTTGTCCAAATCAGAACACTCCTATCCTTGATGTTGCGTATTATCGAAGGTTGTGCGAATCTCCTGAAGGATCTCCATCGCTCCTTGAGCAATAAGCTTATCGGCAGCTTTCCTGCCCAACTCTTCAGGGTTATCTCCCGACAGAGAGACCTTCAAGATGCGTTGACCGTCCAAAGAAGCGACCATTCCTTTCAGAACAATCTGTTGACCCTCGGTCACAGCCCATGCCCCTATGGGAATCTGACAGCCTCCTTCCAGCCGGTAGAGGAGAGTCCGTTCTGCTTTGACAGCTCTTTCTGTATCTTGGTGGTTCAGCAGGTCAAGCATTTCCCGAACCTCAGCCCGATGAGAAGCAATTTCCACAGCAATGGCTCCTTGGCCTACT
Coding sequences within it:
- the cobA gene encoding uroporphyrinogen-III C-methyltransferase; this translates as MDKGYVYLVGAGPGDPKLITVKGAECIAKADVLIYDRLASRRLLTLARPDCELIYVGKSPDRHTLRQEEINALLVQKGLEGKIVTRLKGGDPFVFGRGGEEAEDLLKAGIPFEVVPGVTSAISVPAYAGIPVTHRDLTSSFAVITGHEDPTKNSSALAWEHLATAHGTLIFLMGMENLSLISSKLIENGRSPSTPVGIIQWGTRPEQRVLVGELHNIAQLVKEEGFTNPSIIIVGEVVQLREKLQWFEKRPLFGQRVIVTRARHQASALSQGIEDLGGEPWEFPAIEIVPPSDPNRLIHAIKNLKRFEWVIFTSVNGVEEFFKVLMEQGRDIRDLAGMDVVAIGPATRDALEKRCLKVSFVPEEYRAEKIIEGLASRVLPGQSVLLARAEEARDILPESLKALGADIWDVPTYRTVLGNANKEELLKLLEEKAVAAVTFTSSSTVRNFLQLIDGKQSLLEGVKLYSIGPITSKTAQECGLSIYREAKQYTIKGLLETLAGGNKE
- the nirJ1 gene encoding putative heme d1 biosynthesis radical SAM protein NirJ1 — protein: MISLTKLLFNTEYFGDSLRYSKGSKGSMHGTTSGSGPVVVWNSTRTCNLKCAHCYMESDAQKYQGELTTEEAKRFIDDLADFKVPVLLFSGGEPLIRPDFFELAEYAAAKGIRPTLSTNGTLITREVAQRIKNIGVGYVGISLDGLREVNDKFRGKEGAFQAAMEGIQNCVAVGQRVGLRFTINSHNYAELDKIFDFIEEENIDRVCFYHLVYSGRGNQMIAEDVTPEQSRQAMETIIRRTIDFEERGLQKEILTVDNHCDGVYLYLRTLKEDPEKAQKIKELISMNGGNRSGIAFGEVDPLGYVHPDQFTQHITFGNVRERKFGDIWTDQTHPILAGLKDRKPLLKGRCARCQYLNNCNGNFRTRAEAVTGDFWESDPACYLTDEEIGIV